The sequence TTGTATATAGCAATACTGGGAGCTGCATTAGCTGTTGGCTTTGCAGGAGCAGGATCAAGTATTGGGATTGGTAATGTGGGACAATCAGCAGCAGGAGTATTAAGTGAAGAACCTGAAAAATTTGGCAACCTGCTCATTCTGGTAGCCTTACCGGGAACACAGGGAATATATGGATTTGTTATAGGATTTTTGGTTATGCAGAAGCTGGGATTAGTTACAGGGACGATTCCATCAGTGTCTCTTCAGCAAGGTTTGCAGATACTTGGCGCATGTCTGCCAATGGCAATAACAGGTTACTTTTCAGGTATTCATCAGGGTAAGGTGGGCGCTGCCGGCTGCGGAGTTGTGGCAAAACAGCCGAAGGACTTTATGAAAGCAGTAATATTTTCTGCGCTGGTTGAGACATACGCTATCTTCGGATTACTTGCATCTTTCCTGATTCTTAGAGGAATACAACTATAAAAATTCTTAATTTTAAATTTTTAGTTATGAATTAGACTATTATGTCCATTGAAAATATTATAAAAAAAATAGAAGCTGACGCTGAAGGGGAGTGCAAGGTGCTAAGAGACAGAGCAGCCCTGGAGATTAAACAGATACAGGAACAAGCAAAAAATCAGGCTAAAAAAGAGAGAGAAGGTATTCTGAAGCATGCAAAAGAGCAGGCAGAAAAAAACA comes from bacterium and encodes:
- a CDS encoding V-type ATP synthase subunit K, translating into MEVYVGLYIAILGAALAVGFAGAGSSIGIGNVGQSAAGVLSEEPEKFGNLLILVALPGTQGIYGFVIGFLVMQKLGLVTGTIPSVSLQQGLQILGACLPMAITGYFSGIHQGKVGAAGCGVVAKQPKDFMKAVIFSALVETYAIFGLLASFLILRGIQL